In the Arachis ipaensis cultivar K30076 chromosome B10, Araip1.1, whole genome shotgun sequence genome, one interval contains:
- the LOC107622684 gene encoding uncharacterized protein LOC107622684 isoform X3: protein MVNDFQKGALSTRLGIPMIYGIDAVHGHNNVYKATIFPHNIGMGATRDPELVKKIGEATALEVRATGIPYVFAPCIAVCRDPRWGRCYESYSEDPTLVQAMTEIIPGLQGQIPANSRKGVPFVAGKKNVAACAKHYVGDGGTTKGINENNTVIDRHGLLSIHMPGYYNSIIKGVSTVMVSFSSWNGVKMHANRQLVTGFLKNTLRFRGFVISDWQGIDRITSPPHANYTYSILTGITTGIDMIMVPFNYTEFIDGLTSLVKHNFIPTSRIDDAVRRILRVKFMMGLFENPLADYSLVNQLGRQEHRDLAREAVRRSLVLLKNGQYAHKPLLPLPKKASKILVAGSHADNLGYQCGGWTIDWQGLSGNNLTTGTTILSAIRNTVDKDTKVVYKENPDLEYVKSNDFSYAIVVVGEHPYAETFGDSLNLTIADPGPQTITNVCGGVKCVVVVISGRPVVIQPYLDTIEALVAAWLPGTEGQGVADVLFGDYGFTGKLPRTWFKTVDQLPMNVGDSDYDPLYPFGFGLTTKPNKVE from the exons ATGGTGAATGATTTTCAAAAGGGTGCTTTATCAACAAGGCTGGGAATTCCTATGATTTATGGAATTGATGCTGTTCATGGCCATAACAATGTCTACAAAGCAACCATTTTTCCTCACAACATTGGGATGGGAGCTACTAG GGACCCAGAACTTGTGAAGAAGATTGGAGAAGCAACTGCACTTGAAGTTAGAGCTACCGGAATTCCATATGTGTTTGCACCGTGCATTGCG GTTTGTAGAGATCCAAGGTGGGGTCGCTGCTATGAAAGTTACAGTGAAGATCCTACACTAGTCCAAGCTATGACAGAGATCATTCCCGGATTGCAAGGTCAAATCCCTGCAAATTCACGCAAGGGTGTTCCCTTTGTTGCTGGAAA AAAGAATGTAGCAGCTTGTGCTAAACACTATGTTGGAGATGGAGGAACCACAAAAGGAATCAATGAGAACAACACAGTGATAGATAGACATGGATTGCTTAGCATTCACATGCCAGGCTACTATAACTCAATCATCAAGGGAGTGTCTACTGtcatggtttctttctcaagctGGAATGGAGTTAAGATGCACGCTAACCGTCAACTAGTCACTGGCTTCCTCAAAAACACACTTCGTTTCAGG GGTTTTGTTATATCAGATTGGCAGGGAATTGATAGGATTACTTCCCCTCCTCATGCCAACTATACATATTCCATTCTTACTGGAATTACTACTGGAATTGACATG ATAATGGTTCCTTTCAACTACACAGAATTCATAGATGGCCTAACCTCTCTAGTGAAACATAATTTCATACCCACGAGTCGAATTGATGATGCAGTGAGGAGAATTTTAAGGGTTAAGTTCATGATGGGCCTTTTTGAGAATCCACTCGCTGATTACAGCTTAGTCAACCAACTTGGGAGACAGGAGCATAGAGACTTAGCTAGAGAAGCTGTAAGGAGATCATTAGTATTGTTAAAGAATGGTCAATATGCACATAAACCATTGCTTCCTCTTCCTAAGAAGGCTTCAAAAATACTTGTTGCCGGAAGCCATGCTGATAATCTTGGTTATCAGTGTGGTGGTTGGACCATTGATTGGCAAGGACTAAGTGGAAACAATCTTACCACTG GCACAACTATTCTAAGTGCTATTAGAAACACTGTTGATAAAGACACTAAGGTGGTTTACAAGGAGAACCCTGACTTGGAGTATGTGAAGTCCAATGATTTTTCATATGCAATTGTGGTAGTTGGAGAGCATCCATATGCAGAGACATTTGGAGACAGCTTGAACTTGACAATAGCAGATCCTGGTCCACAAACCATAACAAATGTGTGTGGAGGAGTGAAATGTGTTGTTGTAGTAATCTCTGGTCGCCCTGTGGTTATACAGCCATATCTTGACACCATTGAAGCACTTGTTGCTGCATGGCTTCCAGGAACAGAGGGTCAAGGTGTTGCTGATGTCTTGTTTGGTGATTATGGTTTCACTGGCAAGCTTCCAAGAACATGGTTTAAGACAGTTGATCAGTTACCTATGAATGTTGGTGATTCAGATTATGATCCACTTTATCCATTTGGATTTGGCCTTACAACCAAACCCAACAAAGTAGAATAA